In Novosphingobium kaempferiae, the DNA window TGTCTTGATCCGCGCACCATCGAGCCCGTTCCGGTGAGCGTTGCAGCCGCCGAGCCGCTGCTCATCGCGCAAGGGCTGACCTGCCGCTACGGCCGCGTCACCGCGCTCGACGGCGTGGACATCGCGCTGCGTCCGGGCGAGGTCACGGCGCTGCTGGGAGACAACGGCGCGGGCAAGTCCACGCTGATCTCCCTGCTGTCCGGCGTGCGCCAGCCGAGCGGCGGCACGATCACGATGGACGGCGTGCCCTGCCGCTTCGACAGCCCGGCGGACGCGCGCGGCGTCGGCATCGCCACCGTGTTCCAGACCCTCGCTCTGGTGGAGGACCGCTCCATCGCCGAGAACCTGTTCCTTGGCCGGGAGCCGGTACGCTTCGGCTTCCTGCTCGATCGTCGCCGCATGCAGCGCGAGGCGAGTGCGGTGTTCGAGCGGCTGGGCATCGCGCTGCCCCCGATGGGCACCGCCGTGCGCCACCTCTCGGGCGGCCAGCGGCAGGCCATCGCGGTGGCGCGCACGGTGCTGGGCGGTGCGCGCGTCATCATCCTCGACGAGCCGACTGCGGCGCTGGGCGTGCGCGAGACGGCGCGGGTGCTCGATCTCATCGCACGCCTGAAGGCCAGCGGCGCGGCGGTGCTGCTGGTGAGCCATAACATGGAAAACGTCTTCCAGGTGGCCGACCGCGCGGTGGTGCTGCGCCTCGGTCGCAAGGTTGCCGACATGGCGCTGGTCGAGACGAGCCGCACGCAGCTTGTCGCCAGCATCGTCGGCGGCACGGAGGACATCGCATGATCACGCACATGCTGTTCCGCCGGGAAGTGGCGATCGCGCTGGTCGCAGTGGCGCTCTACATCGGTTTCGCGCTCAACGCGCCGCACTTCCTCGATGCGCAGACGCAGTTCGAGATCCTGCGCGTGACGGGGTTCACGCTGCTGGTGGCGCTGCCGCTGACGATGTTGGTGATCGCGGGAGAGGTGGATCTCTCCATCGGCTCCAACCTCGGCCTCGCCAGCGTGGTGACGGGCATGGCCATCGTCGAATGGGGCTGGAACCCGTGGGCCGCCGCGCTGCTGGCGGTTGCCATCGGCGGCGGCGTCGGGCTGGCGAACGGCTGGGCGGTGGTGCGGCTCGGCGTGCCCTCGTTCATCCTCACTATCGGCATGCTCAGCCTGCTGCGCGGGATTGCGCTGGTGGTGACGATGGGGCTGTCGATCGACATTCCCGGCGACATCGAGAGCACGTTCTTCGCGCTGGCGGGCGGCAGCATCGGCCCGGTTCCGGCGCAGGTACTCTGGGCGCTGGCGGCCTTCGCGGTGACGGGCTTCGTGCTGCACCACACGCTGTTCGGCGCCTGGCTCTATGCGACCGGCGGCAACTTGCGGGCAGCGACGCAGATGGGGCTGCGACCGGGCATGGTGAAGATCGCGGTGTTC includes these proteins:
- a CDS encoding ATP-binding cassette domain-containing protein, which codes for MGCLDPRTIEPVPVSVAAAEPLLIAQGLTCRYGRVTALDGVDIALRPGEVTALLGDNGAGKSTLISLLSGVRQPSGGTITMDGVPCRFDSPADARGVGIATVFQTLALVEDRSIAENLFLGREPVRFGFLLDRRRMQREASAVFERLGIALPPMGTAVRHLSGGQRQAIAVARTVLGGARVIILDEPTAALGVRETARVLDLIARLKASGAAVLLVSHNMENVFQVADRAVVLRLGRKVADMALVETSRTQLVASIVGGTEDIA
- a CDS encoding ABC transporter permease, with protein sequence MITHMLFRREVAIALVAVALYIGFALNAPHFLDAQTQFEILRVTGFTLLVALPLTMLVIAGEVDLSIGSNLGLASVVTGMAIVEWGWNPWAAALLAVAIGGGVGLANGWAVVRLGVPSFILTIGMLSLLRGIALVVTMGLSIDIPGDIESTFFALAGGSIGPVPAQVLWALAAFAVTGFVLHHTLFGAWLYATGGNLRAATQMGLRPGMVKIAVFMALGLCCGLVGALTTGWLRLGAPNTGTGGELSTIAAVIIGGAALSGGVGTATGTLIGALIVSMLQIGLVLMGVQGNWVQVCVGVLIVAAAGVEPLLRADGRLAAWVQGLSSRQGATA